The following proteins are co-located in the Silene latifolia isolate original U9 population chromosome 1, ASM4854445v1, whole genome shotgun sequence genome:
- the LOC141590288 gene encoding uncharacterized protein LOC141590288, with amino-acid sequence MVKKDAKPRLLRWVLLLQEFDLEIKDKAGSENVVADHLSRLTVEDHGIQDKSGPINEWLRDDGLMEVTVKTPWFADLANYIVSGFLPDEMEPREKRKLRNDARRYFWNDPHLFRKCGDGMFRRCVSREEGLEIVDRVHNSAYGGHLATSRTIAKILQGGFYWPSMFKDIHYLVKSCDACQRVGNIGKRKGGTFRVNGQRVKRYYDGDNKGPIEVLYLGEPLPEERES; translated from the exons atggtgaagaAAGATGCAAAGCCCCGACTATTGAGatgggtcctcctccttcaagaatttgatttagagattAAAGATAAGGCTGGGTCGGAAAATGTTGTAGCCGACCACTTATCTAGATTGACCGTTGAAGACCATGGGATACAAGACAAGAGTGGACCCATCAATGAGTGGTTGCGGGATGATGGACTCATGGAAGTTACCGTCAAAACCCCTTGGTTTGCGGATCTTGCCAACTACATTGTGAGTGGTTTCTTACCGGATGAAATGGAACCAAGAGAAAAGCGGAAGTTGAGAAATGATGCTAGGAGATACTTTTGGAATGACCCACATTTGTTtcgcaagtgtggggatggaatgttCCGGAGATGTGTTTCAAGAGAGGAGGGCTTAGAGATTGTTGACCGGGTTCACAATTCCGCCTATGGGGGACACTTGGCCACCTCTAGAACAattgccaagatcctccaaggtGGGTTTTATTGGCCCTCCATGTTCAAAGACATTCACTATTTGGTTaaatcttgtgatgcttgccaaagggtTGGGAACATTGGGAAGAGAA AAGGGGGAACTTTtagggtcaatggtcaaagagTCAAGCGATACTATGATGGTGATAACAAAGGTCCTATTGAAGTGCTCTATCTCGGGGAACCTCTCCCCGAGGAGAGGGAAAGTTGA